A stretch of the Lathamus discolor isolate bLatDis1 chromosome 2 unlocalized genomic scaffold, bLatDis1.hap1 SUPER_2_unloc_1, whole genome shotgun sequence genome encodes the following:
- the PUF60 gene encoding poly(U)-binding-splicing factor PUF60 isoform X1, which produces MAATTTMSLGTESIKMENGQSTAAKLGLPPLTPEQQEALQKAKKYAMEQSIKSVLVKQTIAHQQQQLTNLQMAAVTMGFGDPLSPLQSMAAQRQRALAIMCRVYVGSIYYELGEDTIRQAFAPFGPIKSIDMSWDSVTMKHKGFAFVEYEVPEAAQLALEQMNSVMLGGRNIKVGRPSNIGQAQPIIDQLAEEARAFNRIYVASVHQDLSDDDIKSVFEAFGKIKSCTLARDPTTGKHKGYGFIEYEKAQSSQDAVSSMNLFDLGGQYLRVGKAVTPPMPLLTPATPGGLPPAAAVAAAAATAKITAQEAVAGAAVLGTLATPGLVSPALTLAQPLGALPQAVMAAQAPGVITGVTPARPPIPVTIPQVGVVNPILASPPALGLMEVKKEKEEEEVFQESERPEMLSEQEHMSISGSSARHMVMQKLLRKQESTVMVLRNMVDPKDIDDDLEGEVTEECGKFGAVNRVIIYQEKQGEEEDAEIIVKIFVEFSMASETHKAIQALNGRWFAGRKVVAEVYDQERFDNSDLSA; this is translated from the exons ATGGCGGCGACGACTACCATGTCTCTG GGCACAGAGTCCATTAAGATGGAGAATGGCCAGAGCACAGCAGCGAAGCTGGGACTTCCGCCCCTCAcaccagagcagcaggaagccCTGCAGAAG GCAAAGAAGTATGCGATGGAGCAGAGCATCAAGAGTGTGCTGGTGAAGCAAACCATcgcccaccagcagcagcagctcaccaaCCTCCAG ATGGCAGCAGTGACAATGGGCTTTGGAGATCCTCTCTCACCTTTACAATCG ATGGCAGCTCAGAGGCAGCGCGCTCTGGCCATCATGTGTCGTGTGTACGTGGGCTCCATATACTACGAGCTGGGAGAGGACACCATTCGCCAGGCCTTTGCCCCCTTTGGACCCATAAAAAGCATTGATATGTCTTGGGACTCAGTGACCATGAAGCACAAG ggttttgcttttgtggaaTACGAGGTTCCTGAAGCTGCTCAGCTGGCCTTGGAGCAGATGAATTCTGTCATGCTGGGGGGAAGAAACATCAAG GTTGGGAGGCCCAGTAACATTGGGCAGGCTCAGCCCATCATAGACCAGTTGGCGGAGGAGGCTCGAGCCTTCAACCGCATCTACGTGGCGTCAGTACACCAGGACCTGTCTGATGATGACATCAAGAGTGTGTTCGAGGCCTTTGGGAAGATCAAATCCTGCACATTGGCGCGAGACCCCACCACCGGGAAGCACAAAGGCTACGGATTCATTG AGTACGAGAAGGCTCAGTCCTCTCAGGATGCTGTGTCCTCTATGAACCTCTTCGACCTGGGCGGGCAGTATCTGCGCGTGGGCAAGGCCGTGACACCCCCGATGCCTCTGCTGACCCCCGCCACGCCGGGAGGGCTCCCCCCGGCCGCCGccgtggctgctgctgccgccacAGCCAAGATCACAGCCCAG GAAGCAGTGGCAGGAGCAGCGGTTCTGGGCACTTTGGCCACGCCGGGACTGGTGTCTCCAGCCCTGACCCTGGCCCAGCCCCTTGGGGCTTTGCCGCAGGCTGTGATGGCAGCACAAGCACCTGGAGTCATTACAG GTGTCACCCCTGCCCGGCCTCCCATTCCCGTCACCATTCCACAAGTGGGAGTTGTGAATCCTATCCTGGCAAGTCCCCCGGCGCTGGGTCTCATGGAGGtcaaaaaggagaaggaggaggaggaggtgttCCAGGAGTCAGAGCGGCCGGAGATGCTGAGTGAGCAGGAGCACATGAGCATCTCGGGCAGCAGTGCCCGCCACATGGTGATGCAGAAGCTGCTCCGGAAGCAGGAG TCCACTGTGATGGTGCTTCGCAACATGGTGGATCCAAAGGACATCGATGATGACCTGGAAGGAGAAGTGACCGAAGAATGTGGCAAATTCGGAGCTGTGAACAGGGTCATCATCTACCAGGAGAAacaaggagaggaggaggacgCCGAGATCATTGTCAAGATCTTTGTGGAGTTCTCCATGGCCTCAGAGACTCACAAAGCCATCCAGGCACTGAATGGGCGCTGGTTTGCAGGGAGGAAGGTGGTGGCAGAGGTGTACGACCAGGAGAGGTTCGATAACAGCGACCTCTCAGCATGA
- the PUF60 gene encoding poly(U)-binding-splicing factor PUF60 isoform X3, protein MSVSGPDPNVADVKVVKPPLLLPLCSRMAAQRQRALAIMCRVYVGSIYYELGEDTIRQAFAPFGPIKSIDMSWDSVTMKHKGFAFVEYEVPEAAQLALEQMNSVMLGGRNIKVGRPSNIGQAQPIIDQLAEEARAFNRIYVASVHQDLSDDDIKSVFEAFGKIKSCTLARDPTTGKHKGYGFIEYEKAQSSQDAVSSMNLFDLGGQYLRVGKAVTPPMPLLTPATPGGLPPAAAVAAAAATAKITAQEAVAGAAVLGTLATPGLVSPALTLAQPLGALPQAVMAAQAPGVITGVTPARPPIPVTIPQVGVVNPILASPPALGLMEVKKEKEEEEVFQESERPEMLSEQEHMSISGSSARHMVMQKLLRKQESTVMVLRNMVDPKDIDDDLEGEVTEECGKFGAVNRVIIYQEKQGEEEDAEIIVKIFVEFSMASETHKAIQALNGRWFAGRKVVAEVYDQERFDNSDLSA, encoded by the exons ATGTCTGTTTCAGGTCCAGATCCCAACGTTGCTGATGTAAAGGTCGTAAAGCCACCCCTCCTATTGCCCCTCTGCAGCAGG ATGGCAGCTCAGAGGCAGCGCGCTCTGGCCATCATGTGTCGTGTGTACGTGGGCTCCATATACTACGAGCTGGGAGAGGACACCATTCGCCAGGCCTTTGCCCCCTTTGGACCCATAAAAAGCATTGATATGTCTTGGGACTCAGTGACCATGAAGCACAAG ggttttgcttttgtggaaTACGAGGTTCCTGAAGCTGCTCAGCTGGCCTTGGAGCAGATGAATTCTGTCATGCTGGGGGGAAGAAACATCAAG GTTGGGAGGCCCAGTAACATTGGGCAGGCTCAGCCCATCATAGACCAGTTGGCGGAGGAGGCTCGAGCCTTCAACCGCATCTACGTGGCGTCAGTACACCAGGACCTGTCTGATGATGACATCAAGAGTGTGTTCGAGGCCTTTGGGAAGATCAAATCCTGCACATTGGCGCGAGACCCCACCACCGGGAAGCACAAAGGCTACGGATTCATTG AGTACGAGAAGGCTCAGTCCTCTCAGGATGCTGTGTCCTCTATGAACCTCTTCGACCTGGGCGGGCAGTATCTGCGCGTGGGCAAGGCCGTGACACCCCCGATGCCTCTGCTGACCCCCGCCACGCCGGGAGGGCTCCCCCCGGCCGCCGccgtggctgctgctgccgccacAGCCAAGATCACAGCCCAG GAAGCAGTGGCAGGAGCAGCGGTTCTGGGCACTTTGGCCACGCCGGGACTGGTGTCTCCAGCCCTGACCCTGGCCCAGCCCCTTGGGGCTTTGCCGCAGGCTGTGATGGCAGCACAAGCACCTGGAGTCATTACAG GTGTCACCCCTGCCCGGCCTCCCATTCCCGTCACCATTCCACAAGTGGGAGTTGTGAATCCTATCCTGGCAAGTCCCCCGGCGCTGGGTCTCATGGAGGtcaaaaaggagaaggaggaggaggaggtgttCCAGGAGTCAGAGCGGCCGGAGATGCTGAGTGAGCAGGAGCACATGAGCATCTCGGGCAGCAGTGCCCGCCACATGGTGATGCAGAAGCTGCTCCGGAAGCAGGAG TCCACTGTGATGGTGCTTCGCAACATGGTGGATCCAAAGGACATCGATGATGACCTGGAAGGAGAAGTGACCGAAGAATGTGGCAAATTCGGAGCTGTGAACAGGGTCATCATCTACCAGGAGAAacaaggagaggaggaggacgCCGAGATCATTGTCAAGATCTTTGTGGAGTTCTCCATGGCCTCAGAGACTCACAAAGCCATCCAGGCACTGAATGGGCGCTGGTTTGCAGGGAGGAAGGTGGTGGCAGAGGTGTACGACCAGGAGAGGTTCGATAACAGCGACCTCTCAGCATGA
- the PUF60 gene encoding poly(U)-binding-splicing factor PUF60 isoform X2 has product MAATTTMSLGTESIKMENGQSTAAKLGLPPLTPEQQEALQKAKKYAMEQSIKSVLVKQTIAHQQQQLTNLQMAAQRQRALAIMCRVYVGSIYYELGEDTIRQAFAPFGPIKSIDMSWDSVTMKHKGFAFVEYEVPEAAQLALEQMNSVMLGGRNIKVGRPSNIGQAQPIIDQLAEEARAFNRIYVASVHQDLSDDDIKSVFEAFGKIKSCTLARDPTTGKHKGYGFIEYEKAQSSQDAVSSMNLFDLGGQYLRVGKAVTPPMPLLTPATPGGLPPAAAVAAAAATAKITAQEAVAGAAVLGTLATPGLVSPALTLAQPLGALPQAVMAAQAPGVITGVTPARPPIPVTIPQVGVVNPILASPPALGLMEVKKEKEEEEVFQESERPEMLSEQEHMSISGSSARHMVMQKLLRKQESTVMVLRNMVDPKDIDDDLEGEVTEECGKFGAVNRVIIYQEKQGEEEDAEIIVKIFVEFSMASETHKAIQALNGRWFAGRKVVAEVYDQERFDNSDLSA; this is encoded by the exons ATGGCGGCGACGACTACCATGTCTCTG GGCACAGAGTCCATTAAGATGGAGAATGGCCAGAGCACAGCAGCGAAGCTGGGACTTCCGCCCCTCAcaccagagcagcaggaagccCTGCAGAAG GCAAAGAAGTATGCGATGGAGCAGAGCATCAAGAGTGTGCTGGTGAAGCAAACCATcgcccaccagcagcagcagctcaccaaCCTCCAG ATGGCAGCTCAGAGGCAGCGCGCTCTGGCCATCATGTGTCGTGTGTACGTGGGCTCCATATACTACGAGCTGGGAGAGGACACCATTCGCCAGGCCTTTGCCCCCTTTGGACCCATAAAAAGCATTGATATGTCTTGGGACTCAGTGACCATGAAGCACAAG ggttttgcttttgtggaaTACGAGGTTCCTGAAGCTGCTCAGCTGGCCTTGGAGCAGATGAATTCTGTCATGCTGGGGGGAAGAAACATCAAG GTTGGGAGGCCCAGTAACATTGGGCAGGCTCAGCCCATCATAGACCAGTTGGCGGAGGAGGCTCGAGCCTTCAACCGCATCTACGTGGCGTCAGTACACCAGGACCTGTCTGATGATGACATCAAGAGTGTGTTCGAGGCCTTTGGGAAGATCAAATCCTGCACATTGGCGCGAGACCCCACCACCGGGAAGCACAAAGGCTACGGATTCATTG AGTACGAGAAGGCTCAGTCCTCTCAGGATGCTGTGTCCTCTATGAACCTCTTCGACCTGGGCGGGCAGTATCTGCGCGTGGGCAAGGCCGTGACACCCCCGATGCCTCTGCTGACCCCCGCCACGCCGGGAGGGCTCCCCCCGGCCGCCGccgtggctgctgctgccgccacAGCCAAGATCACAGCCCAG GAAGCAGTGGCAGGAGCAGCGGTTCTGGGCACTTTGGCCACGCCGGGACTGGTGTCTCCAGCCCTGACCCTGGCCCAGCCCCTTGGGGCTTTGCCGCAGGCTGTGATGGCAGCACAAGCACCTGGAGTCATTACAG GTGTCACCCCTGCCCGGCCTCCCATTCCCGTCACCATTCCACAAGTGGGAGTTGTGAATCCTATCCTGGCAAGTCCCCCGGCGCTGGGTCTCATGGAGGtcaaaaaggagaaggaggaggaggaggtgttCCAGGAGTCAGAGCGGCCGGAGATGCTGAGTGAGCAGGAGCACATGAGCATCTCGGGCAGCAGTGCCCGCCACATGGTGATGCAGAAGCTGCTCCGGAAGCAGGAG TCCACTGTGATGGTGCTTCGCAACATGGTGGATCCAAAGGACATCGATGATGACCTGGAAGGAGAAGTGACCGAAGAATGTGGCAAATTCGGAGCTGTGAACAGGGTCATCATCTACCAGGAGAAacaaggagaggaggaggacgCCGAGATCATTGTCAAGATCTTTGTGGAGTTCTCCATGGCCTCAGAGACTCACAAAGCCATCCAGGCACTGAATGGGCGCTGGTTTGCAGGGAGGAAGGTGGTGGCAGAGGTGTACGACCAGGAGAGGTTCGATAACAGCGACCTCTCAGCATGA